One window from the genome of Gimesia aquarii encodes:
- a CDS encoding DUF4912 domain-containing protein produces MSPAVIKALECQTRRDLAATAKSHGIAGWHGMRKQELVKAIAKIKTAKAKPKPKSKSVPVTKKTSRSVTPKPAAVPALPSQSSSSHLAPSEHQAKIQKLLKSNGQSSHNDKILPTSESSETKLTAVVKDSHWLLATWTVTQGSLDRAKAALGAYWYQAVPVIRIYDITTNENSRTSKAYVKDVEIKIDSGLWFVQIDQPARSYKLQLGFVTPQNKFFGLVYSHKLTPPMPEVSEKGGKTKRALDSNYSATRSRRYTSRNENGGSAAARLALPLTLDSNGGSNGSRSKKAKREFHVETELLIHGTSDPQAEVTLLGEKIPVSKEGRFALRLSLPNGRQVIPAVNTSSNKRKQQTIVLAIERNTKDLEPVQLDE; encoded by the coding sequence ATGTCCCCGGCAGTCATAAAAGCTTTAGAGTGTCAAACGCGTCGTGATCTTGCTGCAACTGCTAAATCTCATGGAATTGCCGGCTGGCATGGCATGAGAAAACAAGAGTTGGTGAAAGCAATCGCAAAAATCAAAACTGCAAAAGCAAAGCCGAAACCCAAAAGTAAAAGCGTTCCTGTCACCAAAAAAACATCTCGTTCTGTTACTCCTAAACCTGCGGCCGTACCGGCTTTACCCTCACAATCTTCTTCAAGCCACTTAGCTCCTTCCGAGCATCAGGCAAAGATACAAAAACTGCTCAAATCAAACGGGCAGAGTTCACATAATGACAAAATCCTACCGACTTCAGAATCTTCTGAAACCAAGCTGACTGCGGTGGTGAAAGATTCCCATTGGTTACTGGCGACATGGACAGTGACTCAGGGAAGCTTAGACCGTGCCAAAGCAGCTTTAGGGGCATACTGGTATCAGGCCGTTCCCGTCATTCGTATTTATGATATTACGACAAATGAAAACAGTCGCACCAGTAAAGCGTATGTCAAAGACGTTGAAATCAAGATCGACTCCGGGCTGTGGTTCGTGCAAATCGATCAACCAGCTCGGTCGTATAAACTCCAGCTTGGTTTTGTGACGCCACAAAATAAGTTTTTCGGCTTAGTTTACTCTCATAAATTAACTCCTCCAATGCCTGAAGTCTCTGAAAAAGGAGGCAAAACAAAACGGGCACTCGACAGTAATTACTCAGCCACTCGATCCAGACGCTATACGTCGCGGAACGAGAACGGCGGTAGCGCTGCCGCAAGACTCGCACTGCCTTTGACGCTCGATTCGAATGGTGGTTCCAATGGATCCCGTAGCAAAAAAGCAAAGCGAGAGTTCCATGTGGAAACGGAATTACTCATTCATGGGACCTCAGACCCGCAAGCAGAGGTCACATTATTAGGAGAGAAAATCCCGGTTAGCAAAGAAGGGCGGTTTGCCCTGCGTCTCAGCCTACCCAATGGTAGGCAGGTAATCCCAGCCGTCAATACCTCTTCGAATAAACGTAAGCAACAAACTATTGTGCTTGCGATTGAACGTAATACCAAAGATCTCGAGCCCGTTCAGCTCGACGAGTAA
- the ilvN gene encoding acetolactate synthase small subunit produces the protein MKHVLSALVMNQPGVLAHISGMLASRAFNIESLAVGETEEPEFSRITFVVGDYNKLDQVRKQLEKLVTVVKVVDFSGEDYVERDLMLMKVSTSGTSRSEIRELVDIFRAKIVDVSSENVMIEISGQESKINAFIDVMRPFGILEIVRTGRIALLRSETVKADSGSKAVETV, from the coding sequence ATGAAACACGTTCTTTCTGCATTAGTCATGAACCAACCGGGTGTCTTGGCCCATATTTCAGGCATGCTCGCTTCGCGTGCGTTTAACATCGAGAGCCTGGCTGTCGGTGAAACGGAAGAACCCGAATTTTCCCGAATTACCTTTGTCGTAGGGGATTACAACAAACTGGATCAGGTCCGAAAGCAGTTAGAAAAGCTGGTAACCGTTGTGAAAGTGGTCGATTTTTCCGGCGAGGACTATGTAGAGCGTGACCTGATGCTGATGAAAGTCTCGACCTCGGGAACGTCACGATCAGAAATTCGTGAATTAGTCGACATTTTCCGTGCGAAAATCGTTGACGTGAGCTCTGAAAACGTGATGATCGAAATCTCAGGTCAGGAATCCAAGATCAATGCATTCATCGATGTGATGAGGCCTTTTGGAATTCTGGAGATCGTGCGTACAGGACGAATCGCACTGTTACGTTCCGAAACAGTCAAAGCAGACTCTGGTTCAAAGGCAGTGGAAACTGTTTAA
- a CDS encoding DUF4274 domain-containing protein: protein MAKKVRKKTKAELADPAFRKRATTQSKVLTLSYSECDKLAKSRHQYILDVAASEWINRFESIDDDAAFEKECRKWDKLRREFVKSVSKPLDIHCFTCNYDASNGMKPLIQLGKHPSCDAGTALRLFWVYEPVFYYSQYATISECAYEEDQDAMRLLKAIERRFKKSNFKTHKIYFDPKPWLEACEVDLESLRLPDSMLVSVP, encoded by the coding sequence ATGGCAAAGAAGGTTCGAAAGAAAACGAAGGCAGAACTGGCTGATCCTGCTTTTCGCAAACGTGCTACCACTCAATCTAAGGTGCTAACACTATCCTATTCTGAATGTGATAAACTAGCAAAATCTAGACATCAATACATTCTAGATGTGGCGGCCAGTGAATGGATCAACCGCTTTGAGAGCATAGACGACGATGCTGCTTTCGAGAAAGAGTGTCGCAAGTGGGACAAGTTGCGACGGGAATTCGTGAAGTCAGTTTCCAAACCTCTCGATATTCACTGCTTTACTTGCAACTATGATGCGTCGAATGGCATGAAGCCACTGATTCAGTTGGGAAAACACCCATCGTGTGATGCTGGAACTGCGCTTCGTCTTTTCTGGGTATATGAACCAGTCTTCTATTATTCTCAATATGCTACGATTTCAGAATGCGCTTATGAAGAAGATCAGGATGCGATGAGACTTCTCAAGGCTATAGAGCGTCGATTCAAGAAAAGTAACTTCAAGACACACAAGATTTATTTTGACCCAAAACCTTGGCTTGAGGCATGTGAAGTTGATCTCGAATCGCTCCGGCTACCAGATTCGATGCTTGTGTCCGTTCCCTAA
- a CDS encoding radical SAM protein, whose amino-acid sequence MPSSSLPLHSQHQRTYHENKFVYPVLSRRSKGISIGVNLNPDKICNFDCIYCQVDRREESETRFVGFEQLLAELDHMLKFVMSGEIYQDPKFATVPEALRRLNDIAFSGDGEPTTYKNFDNIVKEVADLKKKHQAHDVKMVLITNASMFHRESTQNALKLLDENQGEIWAKLDAGTESYFKTIDRTKIRFQQILDNIALVAKQRPIVIQSLFMLVNQQPPDAAEIDAYCDRLNEVIESGGEIKLVQVYTIARRTTEDYVTSLSSAQVDEIAEKVKEKTGLTTEVYYGNAD is encoded by the coding sequence ATGCCATCATCATCACTGCCTCTGCACTCGCAGCATCAACGAACTTATCACGAGAATAAGTTTGTTTACCCGGTTTTATCCCGGCGCAGTAAGGGAATTTCGATCGGTGTGAATCTCAACCCCGACAAAATCTGTAATTTTGACTGTATTTACTGTCAAGTTGATCGCAGGGAAGAATCGGAAACCCGCTTTGTCGGTTTCGAACAGCTGCTGGCAGAGCTTGATCACATGCTGAAGTTCGTCATGAGTGGGGAAATTTATCAAGATCCGAAGTTTGCTACGGTGCCTGAAGCGCTGCGAAGGCTGAACGATATCGCATTTTCGGGCGATGGAGAGCCGACAACCTACAAAAATTTTGACAACATTGTCAAAGAAGTGGCCGACTTGAAAAAGAAGCATCAAGCGCATGATGTCAAAATGGTATTAATCACCAATGCGAGTATGTTCCATCGGGAAAGTACCCAAAACGCACTCAAACTATTAGATGAAAATCAAGGAGAGATCTGGGCCAAGCTTGACGCCGGCACGGAGAGCTACTTCAAAACCATTGATCGCACCAAAATTCGATTTCAACAGATTCTGGATAACATCGCACTCGTCGCGAAACAGCGACCGATTGTGATTCAGAGCTTGTTTATGCTGGTGAATCAGCAACCACCTGATGCAGCAGAAATCGACGCGTACTGTGATCGGCTCAACGAAGTGATTGAGTCAGGAGGCGAGATTAAGCTGGTTCAGGTTTATACGATAGCACGTCGTACAACAGAAGATTATGTAACTTCGCTTAGTTCTGCGCAAGTTGATGAGATTGCGGAAAAGGTGAAGGAAAAAACGGGTCTCACCACTGAAGTCTATTACGGAAACGCCGACTGA
- the ilvC gene encoding ketol-acid reductoisomerase: MAVTIYYDDDADLSLLKDKTIAILGYGSQGHAQAQNLRDSGCNVIIGQRKGSENYDLAVSHGFDPVPLAEATKAGDLVNILLPDEVQGDLYKSEILPNLSKGNLLLCSHGFNIHFNQVVPPTGVDAALVAPKGPGHLVRSEYVQGGGVPSLIALVEGASDSARQLALAYAKGIGGTRGGVIETSFAEETETDLFGEQVVLCGGVSELVKAGYDTLVEAGYQPEMAYFECMHELKLIVDLFYQGGLNYMRYSVSNTAEYGDYSSGPRIVTEETRKEMKQILTEIQNGEFAKNWLLENKANQASFKAIRRLNRQHPIEAVGKELRRMMSWIDSKEV; the protein is encoded by the coding sequence ATGGCAGTTACAATTTATTACGATGATGACGCAGACTTGTCGCTGCTCAAAGACAAGACCATCGCGATTCTCGGCTACGGAAGCCAGGGACATGCACAAGCTCAAAACCTTCGCGACAGTGGCTGCAATGTCATTATTGGACAACGCAAAGGGAGCGAAAATTACGATTTGGCTGTCAGCCATGGCTTTGATCCCGTGCCTCTTGCGGAAGCCACCAAAGCGGGTGACTTAGTCAATATTCTGCTACCTGATGAAGTTCAGGGCGATCTCTACAAAAGCGAAATTCTTCCCAATCTGAGTAAGGGAAATCTGCTGCTCTGCTCGCATGGGTTTAACATCCACTTTAACCAGGTCGTTCCACCTACTGGTGTTGATGCTGCTCTGGTCGCTCCGAAAGGTCCGGGGCATCTGGTTCGTAGCGAATATGTCCAAGGCGGTGGCGTTCCCTCATTGATTGCTTTGGTCGAAGGTGCCTCTGATAGTGCCCGCCAACTGGCTCTCGCGTACGCGAAGGGAATCGGCGGAACTCGTGGTGGTGTGATTGAAACGAGCTTTGCAGAAGAAACAGAAACCGACCTGTTTGGCGAACAAGTCGTTCTTTGTGGCGGTGTCAGTGAACTGGTCAAAGCCGGTTATGATACACTCGTTGAAGCTGGTTATCAGCCTGAAATGGCATACTTTGAGTGCATGCATGAATTGAAGCTGATCGTTGACCTGTTCTACCAGGGTGGATTGAACTACATGCGATACAGCGTTTCCAATACAGCCGAGTATGGCGACTATTCCAGTGGCCCTCGTATCGTCACTGAGGAAACCCGCAAAGAAATGAAGCAGATTCTGACAGAGATCCAAAATGGTGAATTCGCCAAGAACTGGTTGCTGGAAAACAAAGCGAACCAGGCTTCATTCAAAGCGATTCGACGCTTGAATCGACAGCATCCCATCGAAGCAGTTGGTAAAGAACTTCGCCGCATGATGAGCTGGATTGATTCGAAAGAAGTCTAA
- the recJ gene encoding single-stranded-DNA-specific exonuclease RecJ, producing the protein MRISPLLAQVLIARGLQDAAAARSFIDAKMNDLLEPSSMPGIEDAADRVIAALNAKRRITIYGDYDVDGMTSTSILLQCLTLANGECDYYIPNRLEDGYGLSCDSIQTLHEEDPQRLVITVDCGITSVKEAALAKELGLELIITDHHQMSDELPEAACLVHPRLPGSTYEFPHLCGAGVALKLAWAVCQKLGDGQKASPQMREYLKCAVGLAAIGTVADVVPLLGENRVLVKYGLSAFTERAPLGLLELLKVAEIKPDQKLDTEDIGFAIAPRLNAAGRLGQARLAVELLTTTNQDRATQLAAYLDELNKNRRTVERRILKQAKEMVDENEDWADHATLVLAHADWHPGVIGIVANRVAEHYEKPTVMIALDANSQTGQGSARSFAGFDLHAGFTGCSEHLIRFGGHQAAAGLKIAEEKIEDFRRAFAEFAACAPQPSDEELQMRIDAEVCLNEITKQAVQELDRLGPFGQENPRPQFVATRVDLAEPPRTMGEGGRHLSLVFQQHKTKIRAIAFGKGEWANQMQEDGGPFSISFAPSINKFRGFENVQLHLKDWISEKSTAPLPS; encoded by the coding sequence ATGCGGATCTCTCCACTTCTTGCCCAGGTCTTAATTGCAAGAGGACTTCAAGATGCAGCTGCGGCGCGGAGCTTCATTGACGCTAAAATGAACGACCTGCTGGAGCCCAGTTCCATGCCGGGCATCGAAGACGCAGCCGACCGCGTGATCGCCGCGCTAAATGCCAAACGTCGCATCACCATTTACGGCGACTACGATGTGGATGGCATGACCTCCACCAGCATTCTGCTCCAGTGCTTAACATTAGCAAACGGAGAGTGCGACTATTACATTCCCAACCGTCTGGAAGATGGATATGGATTAAGCTGTGACTCGATTCAAACATTGCACGAAGAAGATCCACAGCGGCTCGTCATCACCGTCGATTGTGGAATCACCAGTGTGAAAGAAGCGGCACTCGCCAAAGAGCTGGGGCTGGAGCTGATCATCACCGATCATCATCAAATGAGCGATGAACTTCCCGAGGCGGCGTGTCTGGTACATCCCCGCTTGCCCGGCAGTACGTATGAATTTCCTCATCTCTGCGGGGCAGGGGTTGCTTTAAAGTTGGCCTGGGCCGTGTGTCAAAAATTGGGCGATGGTCAGAAAGCATCGCCTCAAATGCGCGAGTACCTCAAGTGCGCAGTCGGGTTGGCAGCGATTGGAACCGTGGCGGATGTCGTTCCCCTGCTCGGTGAAAACCGAGTGCTTGTGAAATACGGTTTAAGCGCCTTCACCGAAAGAGCGCCGTTAGGTTTGCTGGAACTCTTGAAAGTCGCGGAAATCAAGCCCGACCAGAAACTCGATACCGAAGATATCGGCTTCGCCATTGCGCCACGCTTGAATGCCGCAGGTCGACTGGGGCAGGCAAGGCTGGCTGTCGAACTGTTAACCACCACAAATCAGGATCGCGCGACTCAGTTGGCGGCTTACCTCGACGAGCTGAATAAAAATCGCAGAACCGTGGAACGGCGGATTCTCAAACAGGCCAAAGAAATGGTCGATGAGAATGAAGACTGGGCCGACCATGCGACACTGGTCTTAGCGCATGCAGACTGGCATCCCGGCGTGATCGGCATCGTCGCCAATCGAGTCGCCGAGCATTATGAAAAGCCAACCGTCATGATTGCCCTGGATGCGAACTCGCAAACTGGACAAGGCTCCGCGCGGTCGTTTGCAGGCTTTGATTTGCATGCCGGCTTCACAGGTTGTTCCGAACACCTGATCCGCTTTGGCGGTCATCAGGCAGCCGCCGGACTCAAAATCGCGGAAGAGAAAATAGAGGACTTCCGACGCGCGTTTGCCGAATTTGCAGCCTGTGCGCCACAGCCCTCTGATGAAGAGTTACAGATGCGGATCGACGCCGAAGTCTGTTTAAACGAAATCACAAAACAGGCAGTGCAGGAGCTGGACCGCCTTGGACCATTCGGACAGGAAAACCCACGGCCCCAATTTGTAGCGACCCGCGTTGATCTCGCAGAGCCGCCGCGCACGATGGGAGAAGGGGGGCGGCATCTTTCATTGGTCTTCCAGCAACACAAAACCAAGATCCGCGCGATCGCCTTTGGCAAAGGCGAATGGGCCAACCAGATGCAGGAAGACGGCGGTCCATTCTCCATCAGCTTCGCTCCCAGCATCAATAAATTTCGCGGTTTCGAAAATGTGCAGTTGCATTTGAAAGATTGGATCTCCGAAAAATCAACCGCACCACTACCTTCCTGA